A window of the Tiliqua scincoides isolate rTilSci1 chromosome 5, rTilSci1.hap2, whole genome shotgun sequence genome harbors these coding sequences:
- the NDUFA3 gene encoding NADH dehydrogenase [ubiquinone] 1 alpha subcomplex subunit 3 — protein sequence MAVVSKIGSFLKNAWAKEPVIFTSFAIGILALVAPWVSPYTKYSGMINQATPYVYPVPVRDDGNMPDIPSHPCDKEGPSLEWLKNL from the exons ATGGCTGTGGTTAGCA AAATTGGTTCATTTCTGAAAAATGCATGGGCAAAAGAACCTGTTATTTTCACCTCATTTGCCATTGGCATCTTGG CTCTGGTGGCACCCTGGGTCAGCCCCTACACTAAGTATAGCGGCATGATCAACCAAGCGACACCGTATGTGTATCCAG TGCCAGTTCGGGATGATGGCAACATGCCTGATATTCCCTCCCATCCCTGTGATAAGGAAGGTCCAAGCCTTGAGTGGTTGAAAAACTTGTGA